The DNA region aaaataacaaaagtaTTGGAAGGAAAGAAATTTCAGGACCATCCTGTTATGCTTTCAAACCATATATCGAAAGCAGAAGCAATTTTGAATAACATAACTGATCAAAACGATACATTGAAAAAATGTAATGTGTATACAGTCAGTGAGCCTCtgacaaaaaacaattaccttCTGAACCTTCCTCTTTGAGTTGTAGTAGTTTATTACAGGTAAGGTTGATTCGAAATAGACTTTAAGTCGCTTTCCTATGGTTTCAATGTTATCATCCACCCTTCCCTTCAAAAAGACAAAGAGAAAGTCGTGAAGAGATGCATTGAAAGTGATTCAGCCACAAGAATGTGCACCAAGCTAACCTGGTTCCTGTTCAGAATACGTTTTGTCAACTCCTCTTCAGgacaatcaaaaaataatacaaattctGGCTTGATTCTCACCTGCATGATGATTACAGAAATGAAAAATTGCTAGATTTCATACCACAAAACGGTATGGGAATCAAGAAGGAACCACAAAATCATTACAATTGTAGGAATGGAAGGATTTAAAATTTAGGAAGCAATAGAAGTAGCAGATTATAAGACTTTGAATTGACATAGTAAAAATTCCAAGCCTACAATGTTCTCGAATGCAGCACGATTTTCCTCATTGCGCGGGAAACCATCAACGATAAATCTCTTGTTATCACTTTGCTGCATCGCCTGTTGTAGAAGCTTCACAGTTATCTCAGAAGGGAcaatctttccttctttcttgaagttttgaatCAGTGTTCTATGGAAAAAATGAGGACAGCAATCAACACTTTGTGGTACACATGAAGAGGAATTCGTGAAGAATGCAGCCAACAATTTGTGACCagcaaaacaatataataacaaGAAGAAAGGTAGTAGTGATGACAGCGTGAAAATCATGATGCAGTAAGGTATTGCCCtgtacttgaaaaaaaatacatatggtaaaaattaaagattgataATGCCAACCCATTTTCAGATTCAGACTCGATTTCTGCTTGAAGAAGATCACCGGCGCAAAGATGTCTAAACCCAAAGTGTTCAACAATTTTGGGACATTGAGTGCCCTTTCCACTACCAGGACCACCTGCAAAGAGTAATCAAGGTCATGGAATTTCAATCAAATAGGGTGGCAGAATGACAAGCTAACAGATCATGCAGATAGAATATCAATCCTCCAAGACATCTCTTTTTTGCGTTCCTTCATTTCCTCTACAGCTCTTGGATTTAACCATTTCCCCTAACTGGAAGTTTAAGTGTACGAGAAGACTTAAAATTGTTTGAAAACAAATGAGAATTATTCTCTTTCAtagcaaaacaacaacaatcattTCAACCATGAGAACGACGGTGAAAAGAACAAATCATAGCCACCACCCCTCCCAGGAATATTACATCTATCATTCATTAAACAAGAAGAGTTCAACTCTTAGAACTCTCTAAACCATGAGCCCAAGTTAAAGAGTCTTCCCTCCTCTTTGCCCACTGATGACAACATGGGATCAGAAATAGATAAAGATGGTGTTTAGTTCCTTAACCagtacttgaaaaaaaaataaaaaaaatcactcagCACAAATCAAGTGGTGAAGGAAGTGATATGGAATGCTCACCTAAAACAAATACCACCACAGTGGTTTCCTGTAAAACAGCTTTGCTTCCATCCTGCCACCAAAAAGACTAAACTTAGACGCACATAGTGATGATAATATCAAAGGATACTAAAAATTCAGGAATTCTAATAACTGAAAATAAGTGAAAGAATCTTACATTACACACACCCACGcacaatatatatatggaataatGATATTACCTTTTGAGCTGGGAATTCAGAAGTCGCCAttgaattataaagaaaaacctatgatatataaagaaaaggaaaaaggaaaaaatgcaAGCAGATTAGGTTAAGCATTAAAATTAGATGACAACGAAgatctttttttaacaataaaaaaaatggtagtcATGAAGAAAACATGAAACTTCTAATTCGTTACATCCAGTAAATAAGAGAatcgaaacaaaaaataacctttgcgctttttttttttcagggaaAGAAAAGCGTGGAGAAAGTTTGCGAAGATGTCTTCATCTTACCTGGCTCTATGTTTGTCTTTAAATACCAATAATTACTTCAACGCCATAAAATTTTCAGAGGAgtcttatttatcaaaatttctCAGCTTTGAAATTCCCCCCAGTTAATTATATAACTTAGTCCttgtatttcttgaaattatatatCTAATCCTATGTTTCAAGATTTACTTACATCTTAGTCTTCTCATTAGTTacttgttgtttttcaattctctttcttgaaaaataaaagaaagaaagaagaaacaagtATGAGAGATTTTGAGGAGGAAAGAaggtaattttaattaaataaataaaaggactgGTTAATTAATCTTGATAGAATGCAGTGATTGAGTTATAGTTTACTCGGTCTTCGCCATCCCCATAATGGATTTTGTCACGCTATTTAAATGTTTTGGGTTTGTGTATGTCAATAATAGAGGAAGCCAGCCCATTAAGCTCATTCATGGGCCTTTGGACCTGATGCAATCGGACTGGTATCTCGTTCTGATTTGAGCCtgcttacaaaaaaaaatatatggtaaaGATTAATTATGCCATCCCATTTTCAGATCCAGACTCAATTTCTGCTTGAAGAAGATCACCGGAGCAACGATGTCCGAACTACTGTTGTCAAAGCTGGCAGGCGCTAAAAGGCACCATGTTTGTAAAATGCTCGAAGTGTTAGCTGCATGTCTAGGTagagttgttttaaaaaatcaatcaatcgagaaaattaaataaatgaaattaa from Populus alba chromosome 14, ASM523922v2, whole genome shotgun sequence includes:
- the LOC118041192 gene encoding UMP-CMP kinase 3 — encoded protein: MATSEFPAQKDGSKAVLQETTVVVFVLGGPGSGKGTQCPKIVEHFGFRHLCAGDLLQAEIESESENGTLIQNFKKEGKIVPSEITVKLLQQAMQQSDNKRFIVDGFPRNEENRAAFENIVRIKPEFVLFFDCPEEELTKRILNRNQGRVDDNIETIGKRLKVYFESTLPVINYYNSKRKVQKIDAQRSIDEVFEDVKSVFAKLRPVARVGSTK